One Candidatus Hydrogenedentota bacterium genomic region harbors:
- a CDS encoding class I SAM-dependent methyltransferase → MSTTPERPDGANRGKDSLALDVDALRRKLGLVKVALIEQWIREVNGPFDGAIAPHVHGAAVVLDIGCSRGDPDLPSLARGRLFVGVDRDLPGLRGNTLAGARVLAPMRCLPFADASADVVVCKWVAEHLEQPCVEFAECRRVLKPGGVLCLLTPNACSVFTTFSRLIPYRLKQVFKGRLFGLHEEDTFRTYYRANSRRRLRRLLGGLGFVEEQSAWLPGMWTFFIFSARVAKAVRALEHAQARLPGLRGTTAYIMGVWRKE, encoded by the coding sequence GTGAGCACGACTCCAGAGCGACCGGACGGCGCGAACCGGGGCAAGGACAGCCTCGCGCTGGATGTGGACGCGTTGCGCCGCAAGCTGGGGCTGGTCAAAGTCGCGCTGATCGAGCAGTGGATTCGCGAGGTCAACGGCCCGTTCGACGGAGCCATCGCGCCGCACGTGCACGGCGCGGCGGTTGTGCTCGATATCGGGTGTAGCCGGGGTGACCCCGACTTGCCGTCGCTGGCGCGCGGGCGGCTCTTCGTGGGGGTGGACAGGGACCTGCCCGGCCTGCGCGGCAACACGCTGGCGGGCGCGCGCGTCCTCGCGCCGATGCGGTGCCTTCCCTTCGCGGACGCTTCCGCCGATGTGGTCGTGTGCAAATGGGTTGCCGAACACCTCGAGCAGCCGTGCGTCGAGTTCGCGGAATGCCGGCGCGTACTCAAGCCGGGCGGCGTCCTGTGCCTGCTCACCCCCAATGCGTGCAGCGTGTTTACGACGTTTTCCCGGCTGATTCCGTACCGGCTCAAGCAAGTGTTCAAGGGGCGCCTCTTCGGTCTGCACGAGGAAGACACGTTCCGCACGTACTATCGCGCCAATTCGCGGCGCCGCCTGCGCCGCCTGCTCGGCGGCCTTGGGTTCGTCGAGGAGCAGTCCGCCTGGCTGCCCGGCATGTGGACCTTCTTCATCTTCAGCGCGCGCGTGGCGAAAGCGGTGCGCGCGCTGGAACACGCGCAGGCGCGGCTGCCCGGTTTGCGCGGCACGACGGCGTATATCATGGGCGTCTGGCGGAAGGAATAG
- a CDS encoding DUF1972 domain-containing protein: MRIAILGIRGVPAKYGGLETCAEEVGARLVARGHEVICYCRYTNSEDDSLPEYRGIKRIMLRNLRYTVTDTYTHSLFACMHTVKLKPDVVLAFNPAISTLCIIPKTFGYPVVLNPDGFDWRRAKWGPFAKRFIYVSAFIAAKLCDKLVIDAKSVSDYYVQDFDCDPIHIPNGANVETESTRPEILEQYGLEKDGYFLFLSRHVPENSCRHIIKSFEGLQTDKKLVMGGGHANESSYAASLRETKDPRILFPGPVYDADHVRELHLGCYALLHGNQPGGTSLGLLKALGHGCCVLTLNTVDNAHAVQDAAITYNLSETDLRDKLRYVLDNPDMVAALRKRAVNRCLEAYNWDILAEQYEEVLQSAARGEFRRARE, encoded by the coding sequence ATGCGCATCGCCATACTGGGAATACGTGGGGTGCCGGCCAAATACGGCGGTCTAGAGACGTGCGCGGAGGAGGTCGGCGCCCGGCTGGTCGCGCGCGGTCACGAAGTCATCTGTTATTGCCGCTACACGAACAGCGAAGATGACTCGCTCCCCGAATACCGCGGCATCAAGCGCATCATGTTGCGCAATCTTCGGTACACCGTCACCGACACCTACACGCATTCGCTGTTCGCCTGCATGCACACGGTCAAGCTCAAGCCCGACGTCGTCCTCGCATTCAATCCGGCCATTTCCACCCTGTGTATCATCCCCAAGACATTCGGCTATCCCGTGGTCCTCAATCCCGACGGGTTCGATTGGCGCCGCGCCAAATGGGGGCCCTTCGCCAAGCGCTTCATCTACGTGTCCGCCTTCATCGCGGCCAAGCTCTGCGACAAGCTCGTCATCGACGCCAAATCCGTAAGCGACTACTATGTCCAGGACTTCGACTGCGACCCCATTCACATTCCCAACGGAGCCAATGTCGAGACAGAATCGACCCGGCCCGAGATTCTCGAACAGTACGGCCTGGAGAAGGACGGATACTTCCTCTTCCTGAGCCGTCACGTGCCCGAAAACAGCTGCCGGCACATCATCAAGTCTTTCGAGGGCCTGCAAACGGACAAGAAACTCGTCATGGGCGGCGGCCACGCAAACGAAAGCTCCTACGCCGCCAGTTTGCGCGAGACGAAAGACCCGCGCATCCTCTTCCCCGGCCCGGTCTACGACGCGGACCACGTCCGCGAACTGCACCTCGGCTGCTACGCGCTGCTTCACGGCAACCAGCCCGGCGGAACCAGCCTGGGCTTGCTGAAAGCGCTCGGCCACGGTTGCTGTGTGTTGACGCTCAACACCGTCGACAACGCCCACGCGGTCCAGGACGCCGCCATCACCTACAACCTCTCCGAGACCGACCTGCGCGACAAATTGCGCTACGTGCTCGACAACCCGGACATGGTGGCGGCGCTGCGCAAGAGGGCGGTGAATCGCTGCCTGGAAGCCTATAATTGGGATATCCTCGCCGAGCAATACGAGGAGGTGCTGCAAAGCGCCGCCCGCGGCGAATTCCGAAGGGCCCGCGAGTAG
- a CDS encoding DUF362 domain-containing protein: MQIRTGITRRGFLRGAACGVAAGLLLRGGAGAQAVPMRLGLTHGDDRAANVYNALKLIEPQVREGLARKKTVVIKPNLVAIDRQLSATHADCIAGILEFLSPLVDGEILIAESPANGPATEGYENYEYPRLTKEYRARLVDLDAEPYGTEYLVDERHHTRAVRFSSLVRDPDVYLVSAAMLKTHDRAVVTLGLKNVVAGALLKDSGFRWGPNSRGSSDKHFIHGGPENQGIHYNMFSLARIAAPCLTVLDGFQGMEHNGPTEGTPVDHRVALAGTCWLAADRVGAELMGFDWRKVGYLSFAAGAGMGETSLDKLEILGERVADHVRAYRPHDTVEQQYQWM, from the coding sequence ATGCAGATACGAACGGGGATCACGCGCCGGGGGTTTCTGCGCGGGGCAGCGTGCGGCGTGGCAGCGGGGCTGCTGCTGCGCGGCGGGGCCGGCGCGCAGGCGGTGCCGATGCGGCTCGGCCTCACTCACGGCGACGACCGCGCGGCGAACGTCTACAACGCGCTCAAGTTGATCGAGCCGCAAGTGCGGGAGGGCCTTGCGCGCAAGAAGACGGTGGTCATCAAGCCTAACCTTGTCGCTATCGACCGGCAACTCTCCGCCACGCACGCCGACTGCATCGCGGGCATACTTGAGTTTCTCAGCCCCCTTGTCGACGGCGAAATCCTGATCGCCGAATCCCCGGCGAACGGACCCGCGACGGAAGGATACGAGAATTACGAGTATCCCCGCCTGACGAAGGAGTATCGCGCGCGGCTGGTGGATTTGGATGCAGAGCCGTACGGGACCGAGTATCTGGTCGATGAGCGGCATCACACGCGCGCGGTGCGCTTTTCGAGCCTTGTGCGCGACCCGGACGTCTATCTCGTCTCCGCGGCCATGCTGAAAACCCACGACCGCGCCGTGGTCACGCTCGGCCTCAAGAACGTTGTCGCGGGCGCACTGCTCAAGGACAGCGGTTTCCGCTGGGGGCCGAACAGCCGGGGAAGCAGCGACAAGCACTTCATCCATGGCGGCCCGGAAAACCAGGGCATCCATTACAACATGTTCTCGCTGGCGCGTATTGCCGCGCCCTGCCTCACAGTGCTGGACGGGTTCCAGGGCATGGAGCACAACGGCCCGACCGAGGGTACGCCCGTGGACCATCGAGTCGCCTTGGCCGGAACCTGCTGGCTTGCCGCCGACCGTGTCGGCGCGGAACTGATGGGTTTTGACTGGCGCAAGGTGGGCTATCTGTCCTTTGCCGCCGGTGCGGGCATGGGCGAAACCAGTCTGGACAAACTGGAGATCCTCGGCGAACGCGTGGCCGACCACGTGCGCGCCTACCGGCCTCACGACACCGTCGAGCAGCAATATCAGTGGATGTGA
- the efp gene encoding elongation factor P, which produces MAAISEFRTGMAIRHNNDIWIITEFQHVTPGNWRAMVRTKLKNLKTGRVIDVTFRMTDKIEEIRLEAKPMQFLYEADGSLHFMDNETYDQLSIPDEMLGDSRQFLKEGDKCTISFLEGRPISAEIPLFVELVVAEAEPAVRGDSATNIMKNAVLETGAQVQVPLFVKEGDTLKIDTRTGKYIERVSIG; this is translated from the coding sequence ATGGCAGCGATCTCTGAATTTCGGACGGGCATGGCGATCCGGCACAACAACGACATCTGGATCATTACCGAATTCCAGCATGTGACGCCGGGCAACTGGCGCGCCATGGTGCGCACCAAGCTGAAGAACCTGAAGACGGGCCGCGTGATCGATGTCACGTTCCGCATGACGGACAAGATCGAGGAAATCCGGCTCGAAGCCAAGCCGATGCAGTTCCTCTACGAGGCGGACGGCAGCCTGCACTTCATGGACAACGAGACCTACGACCAGCTCTCGATTCCCGACGAGATGCTGGGCGACTCGAGGCAATTCCTCAAAGAGGGCGACAAGTGCACCATCTCCTTCCTGGAAGGGCGCCCTATTTCGGCGGAAATCCCGCTCTTTGTCGAATTGGTTGTCGCTGAAGCCGAGCCCGCGGTGCGCGGCGATTCGGCGACGAACATCATGAAGAACGCGGTGCTCGAAACGGGTGCGCAGGTGCAGGTGCCGCTTTTTGTCAAGGAAGGCGACACCTTGAAGATCGACACGCGCACGGGCAAGTATATCGAGCGTGTATCCATCGGGTGA